The Arachis ipaensis cultivar K30076 chromosome B07, Araip1.1, whole genome shotgun sequence genome includes a window with the following:
- the LOC107610135 gene encoding probable alkaline/neutral invertase B: MASYQMEWSQSRNLSVRSPEALCSVAEIDEFDFSKALVERPRSLNIERQRSADERSMSELSVGFSPRPSSTKNDNSSRAGDTFDSAFSPLQKSGIPRSLILDPHPIINEGWEALRRSLVYFRGQPVGTIAALDNSDEKLNYDQVFVRDFVPSALAFLMHGEPDIVKNFILKTLRLQSWEKKIDRFQLAEGVMPASFKVFHDPVRNHETLIADFGESAIGRVAPVDSGFWWIILLRAYTKATGDSSLAERPECQKGMRLILSLCLSEGFDTFPTLLCADGCCMIDRRMGVYGYPIEIQALFFMALRCALQLLKQXXRLHALSYHLRSYFWLDLKQLNDVYRFKTEEYSHTAVNKFNVIPDSLPDWVFDFMPHHGGYFIGNVSPARMDFRWFCLGNCIAILSCLATPEQSVAIMELIESRWQELVGEMPVKVCYPAIESHEWRIITGCDPKNTRWSYHNGGSWPVLLWLLAAASIKTGRPQIARHALEIAETRLLKDNWPEYYDGTQGRYIGKQARKFQTWSIAGYLVARMMLDDPSHLGIVALEEDKHLKPLLKRSNSWNL, translated from the exons ATGGCTTCCTATCAGATGGAGTGGTCTCAATCTCGGAATCTGAGTGTAAGAAGTCCAGAGGCACTGTGTAGTGTGGCAGAAATTGACGAATTTGATTTCTCAAAAGCATTAGTAGAGAGGCCAAGGTCTTTGAACATAGAGAGGCAGAGATCAGCAGATGAAAGATCAATGAGTGAACTATCTGTAGGGTTTTCTCCACGTCCGTCCTCAACTAAAAATGATAACTCTTCTCGCGCAGGAGACACTTTTGATTCTGCTTTTTCTCCTCTACAAAAATCAGGCATCCCAAGATCACTCATATTGGATCCACATCCAATAATAAATGAAGGATGGGAAGCTCTGAGGCGTTCCTTGGTCTATTTTCGTGGCCAGCCGGTTGGTACAATTGCTGCCTTGGACAATTCTGATGAGAAACTAAATTATGATCAG GTCTTTGTTAGGGACTTTGTCCCGAGTGCTCTGGCTTTTCTGATGCACGGGGAACCAGACATTGTTAAGAATTTCATCTTGAAGACACTTCGTCTTCAGTCATGGGAGAAGAAGATTGATAGGTTCCAGCTAGCAGAAGGGGTGATGCCAGCTAGTTTTAAAGTATTCCATGACCCTGTCAGGAACCATGAGACTCTCATAGCGGATTTCGGAGAGAGTGCAATAGGCAGGGTTGCTCCTGTTGATTCTGGATTTTGGTGGATTATATTACTTCGTGCATACACAAAGGCTACAGGAGACTCTTCCTTGGCTGAACGTCCTGAATGTCAAAAGGGTATGCGCTTGATTCTCAGTTTATGTCTTTCGGAGGGGTTTGACACATTTCCAACTCTGCTATGTGCTGATGGATGCTGTATGATTGATCGTAGAATG GGTGTTTATGGTTATCCCATTGAAATTCAAGCACTATTCTTCATGGCTTTAAGATGTGCATTGCAATTACTTAAGCAAGNNNNNCGCTTGCATGCCTTAAGCTATCATCTTAGAAGCTACTTTTGGTTGGATTTGAAGCAACTTAATGATGTCTATCGCTTCAAAACAGAAGAGTACTCGCATACCGCAGTGAATAAGTTCAATGTGATTCCTGATTCTCTACCAGATTGGGTTTTTGACTTCATGCCTCATCATGGTGGATACTTCATTGGCAATGTGAGTCCAGCTAGGATGGATTTCCGATGGTTCTGCCTTGGAAACTGCATTGCCATATTGTCCTGCTTGGCAACTCCGGAGCAATCCGTTGCGATCATGGAACTCATTGAATCACGGTGGCAGGAATTGGTTGGGGAGATGCCTGTCAAAGTTTGTTATCCAGCCATTGAAAGCCATGAATGGAGGATCATAACAGGATGCGACCCAAAGAATACTAGATGGAGTTACCACAATGGTGGATCTTGGCCAG TTCTTTTGTGGCTTCTCGCCGCAGCCTCCATCAAAACAGGGCGACCTCAAATCGCAAGACACGCGCTTGAGATTGCTGAGACCAGATTGCTGAAGGACAATTGGCCGGAATATTATGATGGGACACAAGGTAGATACATTGGGAAGCAAGCTCGCAAATTTCAAACATGGTCCATTGCTGGCTACTTGGTGGCTAGGATGATGCTGGATGACCCATCCCATTTGGGTATCGTTGCATTGGAAGAAGACAAACATCTAAAGCCTTTGCTCAAGAGATCAAACTCTTGGAACTTGTGA